One genomic window of Phycisphaerales bacterium includes the following:
- a CDS encoding MlaD family protein, with product MPPARGRNAIVGAFFIAAVALAVLVTAILSDFLSALTPTRSYVVRFELSHNAGLLAPGAEVRVGGMKVGSVADISLADEAGAVDALDVQIDVNDDLVLHEDAVVRLEVPLLGTGTVVNFISVGAGTQLAEGGLVLGKPSPGLLAQTGLNDDDMENIRRSIASLAAASERVSRILTDVEPEVGTAIDELNLALQDARSITGDLRERLPGIGDQVEGALIDVRESVDVWTALATRLDERTVELGEVIQSVRATIDDNRPNIDRVIADLAEITERTNEELLPTALETVENARAASEEGVALAADAAALLESETPGIRRSMANLRLATDQAKLTMLEVRRSPWRLLQRPTTRELEGELIYDATRSFAQAASDLRAASESLISLSTDERGPVDLPGRQQAIEQLHEQLMSSFSRYRRAEQELLDRALDLGVGESAGPSNQGG from the coding sequence ATGCCGCCGGCTCGTGGACGAAACGCGATCGTGGGTGCCTTCTTCATCGCGGCGGTCGCCTTGGCCGTGCTCGTCACGGCGATCCTGAGCGACTTTCTGTCGGCCCTGACGCCGACCAGGTCCTACGTCGTTCGCTTCGAGCTCTCGCACAACGCCGGCCTGCTCGCGCCGGGGGCCGAAGTCCGCGTCGGCGGGATGAAGGTCGGCAGCGTGGCCGACATCTCACTCGCCGACGAAGCGGGAGCCGTCGACGCACTGGACGTCCAGATCGACGTCAACGACGATCTGGTCCTCCACGAAGACGCCGTGGTGCGCCTCGAAGTCCCCCTGCTTGGCACGGGCACGGTGGTCAACTTCATCAGCGTTGGCGCGGGCACGCAGCTCGCCGAGGGCGGACTCGTGCTGGGCAAGCCCTCGCCCGGCCTGCTCGCCCAGACGGGCCTGAACGACGACGACATGGAGAACATCCGTCGATCGATCGCTTCGCTCGCCGCAGCCAGCGAGCGAGTCAGCCGCATCCTGACCGACGTCGAACCCGAGGTCGGGACAGCCATTGACGAGCTGAATCTCGCGCTGCAGGACGCGCGATCGATTACCGGGGACCTGCGCGAGCGACTGCCCGGCATCGGCGATCAGGTCGAGGGCGCGCTGATCGACGTTCGCGAGAGCGTCGACGTCTGGACCGCGCTGGCAACCCGGCTCGACGAGCGAACGGTCGAGCTTGGCGAGGTCATCCAGAGCGTGCGCGCAACCATCGATGACAACCGCCCGAACATCGATCGCGTCATCGCCGACCTCGCCGAGATCACCGAGCGGACCAACGAAGAGTTGCTGCCCACCGCGCTCGAGACGGTCGAGAATGCTCGTGCCGCCAGCGAAGAAGGCGTTGCCCTCGCTGCCGATGCCGCGGCGCTCCTGGAGTCCGAAACGCCCGGCATCCGCCGCAGCATGGCCAACCTGCGTCTGGCCACCGATCAGGCCAAGCTCACCATGCTCGAGGTTCGGCGCAGCCCGTGGCGGCTCTTGCAGCGTCCGACGACGCGCGAGCTGGAGGGCGAGCTCATCTACGACGCAACCCGATCGTTCGCGCAGGCCGCCAGCGACCTCCGGGCCGCGAGCGAGAGCCTGATTTCGCTGAGCACCGACGAGCGCGGGCCGGTCGACTTGCCCGGCCGCCAGCAGGCGATCGAGCAACTGCACGAGCAACTCATGTCCAGCTTCTCGCGGTACCGCAGGGCCGAGCAGGAACTGCTGGATCGCGCCCTCGACCTGGGCGTCGGCGAGTCCGCAGGCCCGAGCAACCAGGGCGGCTGA
- a CDS encoding ATP-binding cassette domain-containing protein → MPPGKNDGPVLRVRGLRKSFDGREILRGIDLDVLPGETMVIMGGSGSGKSTLLRLMIGSLKSDAGSISMFEHDICGLTEEKLNQVRLKFGILFQSGALFNSMTVAENVALPLQEHTRLSQEIIDIQVKIKLEQVQLREAADLFPAQISGGMKKRAGLARAMALDPQLLFCDEPSAGLDPITSAQIDRLLLDLTKKLGIACVVVTHEMDSAFTIADRMAMLDKGRMLAVESKSWFERVRDVPDAEVDSLSEDEQIIHQFLRGSAEGPLSERQSGSDWEQDILGVRPGVPGMRSVEPSRMVPRTEDESVLQRLRRILQA, encoded by the coding sequence ATGCCGCCGGGCAAGAACGATGGCCCGGTGCTACGCGTCCGAGGCCTGCGCAAGAGCTTCGACGGCCGCGAGATCCTTCGGGGCATCGATCTCGACGTCTTGCCCGGCGAGACCATGGTCATCATGGGGGGCTCGGGCTCGGGCAAGAGCACGCTGCTGCGACTCATGATCGGCTCGCTCAAGAGCGACGCGGGCAGCATCTCGATGTTCGAGCACGATATCTGCGGGCTCACCGAAGAGAAGCTCAACCAGGTGCGTCTGAAGTTTGGCATCCTGTTCCAGAGCGGCGCGCTCTTCAACAGCATGACCGTGGCCGAGAACGTGGCTCTTCCATTGCAGGAGCATACACGCCTCAGCCAGGAGATCATCGACATCCAGGTCAAGATCAAGCTCGAGCAGGTCCAGCTCCGCGAGGCGGCCGACCTGTTCCCGGCGCAGATCTCCGGGGGCATGAAGAAGCGGGCCGGGCTCGCGCGAGCGATGGCCCTCGACCCCCAGCTCCTCTTTTGCGACGAGCCCAGCGCCGGGCTCGATCCGATCACGAGCGCCCAGATCGACCGCTTGCTGCTCGACCTGACCAAGAAGCTGGGCATCGCCTGCGTGGTGGTGACCCACGAGATGGACTCGGCCTTCACCATCGCCGACCGCATGGCCATGCTCGACAAGGGCCGCATGCTGGCCGTCGAGTCCAAGTCCTGGTTCGAGCGCGTGCGGGACGTACCCGATGCCGAGGTCGATTCGCTTAGCGAAGACGAGCAGATTATCCACCAGTTCCTGCGTGGCTCGGCCGAGGGGCCGCTGAGCGAGCGGCAGAGCGGCAGCGACTGGGAGCAGGACATCCTGGGCGTGCGTCCCGGCGTTCCGGGCATGCGCAGCGTGGAGCCCTCGCGTATGGTTCCCAGGACCGAAGACGAGAGCGTGTTGCAGCGGCTTCGGCGGATCTTGCAGGCCTGA